In Dromaius novaehollandiae isolate bDroNov1 chromosome 2, bDroNov1.hap1, whole genome shotgun sequence, one DNA window encodes the following:
- the AGR2 gene encoding anterior gradient protein 2 homolog, translating to MEKSYMSVFLLLVALSCALAKDALKKETKETKETKPKLPQTLSRGWGDQLIWTQTYEEALFRSKTSNKPLMIIHHLDDCPHSQALKKVFAEHKEIQKLAEKFILLNLVYETTDKNLSPDGQYVPRILFIDPTLTVRADITGRYSNRLYAYEPSDISLLFSNMQKALKILKTEL from the exons ATGGAGAAGAGCTACATGTCCGTGTTCCTGCTGCTTGTTGCCCTCTCTTGTGCTCTGGCTAAGGATGCACTGAAGAAGGAGACAAAGGAGACCAAGGAGACTAAGCCAAAACTGCCACAGACACTCTCcagag GCTGGGGAGACCAGCTCATCTGGACGCAGACCTATGAGGAAGCCCTCTTCCGCTCCAAGACTAG CAATAAACCCCTGATGATTATCCACCACTTGGATGACTGCCCACACAGTCAAG CACTGAAGAAGGTCTTTGCTGAACATAAAGAGATACAGAAATTAGCTGAAAAGTTTATTCTCCTGAATCTTGTG TATGAAACAACAGACAAGAATCTCTCACCTGATGGCCAGTACGTCCCTAGGATTTTGTTCATAG ATCCCACCCTGACTGTGAGAGCAGATATTACTGGAAGATACTCAAACCGTCTTTATGCATATGAGCCCTCTGATATTTCTTTGT TGTTCTCAAATATGCAGAAAGCTCTGAAGATCCTGAAGACTGAACTGTAA